The Candidatus Tanganyikabacteria bacterium genome window below encodes:
- a CDS encoding Fic family protein has translation MHKLASSKGRPVGQAALWSMLELAVPPPMVQSFIVAGARRAVHEGPYRIEYFRPSYEPDATPVGHLAFALKHEPLDLRLLAAAFKALGPQGVRNWMLAEPTGALARRAWFFYESLTGVHLDLPPASRGRYVEALDPERHFTGDRRNSPRHRVIDNLLGVPSYCPVVRRTERLESLVASRVDRDIKSLLASVDPRVLHRAIHYLYRRETRSTFAIEGESPSRVRSARFVAALEGVQDFDPLSKADFVALQNAIVDPRYAESDWRTSQVYVGPAVLDHRERVDFIGPKPADVAELMAGWMEMTERILASDLDPVVAAALVSFGFVLNHPFEDGNGRIHRFLVHHVLCRSGFSPKGAVFPISEAILRDVPAYYRALDTFSAPAMRLITWRAAGGGEIEVLNETADLYRHFDATPLAEYLYDRVIDTVHRDLKEELDYLARYDKALGALAGCVDMPDKRASLFVQLVLQSLEGRISKAKRPLFKELTESEIASCEDAIAEAVKT, from the coding sequence TTGCACAAGCTGGCGTCGTCGAAGGGTCGGCCGGTAGGCCAGGCGGCGCTGTGGTCCATGCTGGAACTGGCCGTGCCGCCTCCCATGGTTCAGAGCTTCATCGTGGCGGGGGCCAGGCGAGCGGTCCACGAGGGGCCGTACCGTATCGAGTACTTTCGGCCTTCCTACGAGCCGGACGCCACGCCGGTCGGCCACCTGGCCTTCGCTCTCAAGCATGAGCCACTCGATCTCCGGCTGCTCGCCGCGGCCTTCAAGGCCCTGGGTCCACAGGGCGTCCGGAACTGGATGCTGGCCGAGCCGACGGGCGCCCTCGCGCGCCGCGCTTGGTTCTTCTACGAGAGCCTGACCGGTGTGCACCTCGATCTGCCACCGGCAAGTCGTGGCCGCTACGTGGAAGCCCTGGACCCCGAGAGGCACTTCACCGGAGACCGCAGGAACTCCCCCCGCCACCGGGTCATAGACAACCTCCTCGGAGTGCCGTCGTACTGTCCCGTCGTGCGAAGAACCGAGCGGCTCGAGTCCCTCGTGGCCTCGAGAGTCGACAGAGACATCAAGTCTTTGCTGGCCTCGGTCGATCCCCGGGTCCTTCACCGTGCCATCCACTACCTGTACCGCAGGGAGACCAGGTCAACCTTCGCGATCGAAGGCGAATCGCCGTCGAGAGTCCGCTCCGCACGTTTCGTCGCCGCCTTGGAAGGGGTCCAGGATTTCGACCCGCTGTCGAAGGCGGACTTCGTCGCGTTGCAGAACGCCATCGTGGATCCTCGCTACGCCGAAAGCGACTGGCGAACGTCGCAGGTCTACGTCGGCCCGGCCGTCCTGGACCACAGGGAGAGAGTGGACTTCATCGGCCCGAAGCCCGCGGATGTTGCCGAGCTGATGGCCGGCTGGATGGAGATGACGGAGAGAATCCTGGCGAGCGATCTGGATCCGGTGGTTGCGGCGGCTCTCGTGTCATTCGGATTCGTCCTGAACCATCCCTTCGAGGACGGCAACGGCCGGATCCACCGGTTCCTCGTGCACCACGTTCTGTGCCGTTCGGGATTCAGCCCGAAAGGCGCGGTGTTCCCGATTTCCGAAGCCATCCTTCGAGACGTTCCCGCATACTACCGGGCACTGGATACCTTTTCTGCGCCCGCCATGCGGCTCATCACCTGGCGAGCTGCCGGTGGCGGGGAAATTGAGGTTCTCAACGAAACCGCCGACCTCTATCGCCACTTCGACGCCACCCCGCTGGCCGAGTACCTTTACGACCGGGTAATCGACACGGTGCACCGCGACCTCAAGGAAGAGCTGGACTATCTTGCGCGGTACGACAAGGCACTCGGTGCCCTGGCGGGGTGCGTCGACATGCCCGACAAGCGGGCTTCGCTGTTCGTCCAGCTCGTGCTCCAGAGCCTCGAAGGTCGCATCTCGAAGGCAAAGCGCCCCCTGTTCAAGGAGCTGACGGAATCCGAAATCGCCAGTTGCGAGGACGCGATCGCCGAGGCTGTGAAGACCTGA
- a CDS encoding methyltransferase domain-containing protein, with protein MSHPPRTRIPEWVDDPATPESDLFAAMEGIAAINSLLRYPALVAWLAERELGRSPRRVLDVGTGVADIPVGFAARARKAGAPLTAVGIDLNPRTIRRARELVGAWPEVAVEERDLFALPAEWEPFDVVTSHRTLHHLTDEEAGAFFAAMDRALAPGGVLLVADLVRGAPCVAATWALMTVIRAARITRRDGIASIRNSFREGEALALAGAAGVTYLRPTALRPPCHFLLIGRKPGNR; from the coding sequence ATGTCACACCCGCCTCGCACCCGGATCCCCGAGTGGGTCGACGACCCGGCGACGCCCGAGAGCGACCTGTTCGCGGCGATGGAGGGCATTGCCGCGATCAATTCCCTGCTGCGCTACCCGGCTCTGGTCGCCTGGCTCGCCGAGCGCGAGCTGGGGCGATCCCCGCGGCGGGTCCTGGACGTGGGCACCGGGGTGGCCGACATTCCCGTCGGGTTCGCAGCGCGGGCCCGCAAGGCGGGAGCACCGCTGACCGCGGTGGGCATCGACCTGAATCCGAGGACCATCCGCCGGGCCAGGGAGCTTGTGGGCGCGTGGCCGGAAGTGGCGGTGGAAGAGCGCGACCTGTTCGCGCTCCCGGCGGAGTGGGAGCCGTTCGACGTGGTCACGAGCCATCGCACGCTGCATCACCTCACCGACGAGGAAGCCGGCGCGTTCTTCGCCGCCATGGATCGGGCGCTGGCACCCGGCGGCGTCCTCCTGGTGGCGGATCTGGTGCGGGGAGCCCCGTGCGTGGCGGCCACTTGGGCCCTGATGACGGTCATCCGCGCGGCGCGCATCACCCGCCGCGACGGCATCGCGTCCATCCGCAACAGCTTCCGGGAAGGCGAGGCGCTTGCCCTCGCCGGCGCCGCGGGCGTGACCTACCTCCGGCCCACCGCGTTGCGGCCCCCCTGCCACTTCCTGCTCATCGGCCGGAAGCCGGGCAATCGATGA
- a CDS encoding N-6 DNA methylase, producing the protein MTPAELLALGREVRDGYLGNRPAPEALATFSAGCLGAWERLPDADRRAFGQVYTPPNVVDQILDDVGFDGRRVGRLLDPACGTGALLARAAGRIAAACREPDEGARRILTDLAGIEIRPEIADLARLHLELLARDLLARDGRTTGGPLPAPAIVTADALEPGLLAGERFRWIVGNPPYLEAKRAEEADKRRWRSRFAGRVEGAFDLYVCFLEFALEHISADGDIGMVIPNKFMVNRYARSLRRRLLAARPPRTLRDLSHLPIFRNTGVYPIILHLAAPGTGVCTTVGPDGAAAEMDLRAFEATGAAATFCIPPDPRLGALMSRLLTGEMPRLAAHLQFRSTVSFHKKGLRERYVAPGAREGRRPYLGGKSWMRRKEIAPFAVEWDGYGIRYAAEELAAIGNPLPPEGLFDQPKIVICQHARRLMAYWDENGEYVTKDVYPIALAPRDCPDPAAHTAAWTALLNSRILSALYAVLFRGISIGGGYFHFLPAFLEQVPCPALPEDDVAALARTTASLQRGSPDPAALAEVDAIAGRLYGLSDEESAALAAAFRNSCDNADPVTGLQRAL; encoded by the coding sequence ATGACACCCGCGGAACTGCTGGCGCTCGGCCGGGAGGTCCGGGACGGCTACCTGGGCAACCGCCCTGCTCCCGAGGCGCTGGCCACGTTCTCGGCAGGCTGCCTCGGAGCCTGGGAGCGGCTCCCCGACGCCGACCGGCGGGCATTCGGGCAGGTCTACACCCCGCCGAACGTGGTGGACCAGATCCTGGACGATGTCGGCTTCGACGGCCGGCGAGTCGGACGCCTGCTCGATCCGGCCTGCGGGACCGGCGCCCTCCTGGCGCGGGCGGCGGGCCGCATCGCGGCGGCCTGCCGGGAGCCGGACGAAGGTGCCAGGCGCATCCTGACCGACCTGGCCGGGATCGAGATCCGTCCCGAGATCGCCGACCTCGCGCGCCTCCACCTCGAGTTGCTGGCCCGGGATCTCCTCGCCCGGGACGGCCGGACGACCGGCGGGCCCCTGCCCGCGCCGGCGATAGTGACCGCCGACGCCCTGGAACCGGGCCTGCTGGCCGGGGAGAGATTCCGCTGGATCGTGGGGAATCCGCCGTACCTGGAAGCCAAGAGAGCCGAAGAGGCCGACAAGCGCCGGTGGCGCTCCCGCTTCGCCGGTCGGGTGGAGGGCGCTTTCGACCTCTACGTGTGTTTCCTGGAGTTCGCCCTGGAGCACATCTCGGCCGACGGGGACATCGGCATGGTGATCCCGAACAAGTTCATGGTGAACCGGTACGCCCGGTCCCTGCGGCGCCGCCTCCTCGCGGCCCGGCCGCCGCGTACCCTTCGCGACCTGAGCCACCTGCCGATCTTCCGCAACACCGGCGTCTACCCGATCATCCTGCACCTGGCGGCTCCCGGGACGGGCGTTTGCACGACCGTCGGGCCCGACGGCGCGGCGGCGGAGATGGACCTGCGGGCCTTCGAGGCCACCGGCGCGGCCGCGACGTTCTGCATCCCGCCCGATCCGAGGCTCGGCGCGCTCATGTCTCGCCTGCTGACCGGCGAGATGCCCCGGCTCGCCGCTCACCTGCAGTTCCGGAGCACGGTCTCCTTCCACAAGAAGGGCCTGCGCGAGCGCTACGTCGCGCCCGGCGCCCGCGAGGGCCGGCGGCCCTACCTGGGCGGGAAGAGCTGGATGCGCCGCAAGGAGATCGCGCCGTTCGCCGTGGAATGGGACGGCTACGGAATTCGCTACGCCGCCGAGGAACTGGCGGCGATTGGCAATCCGCTGCCGCCCGAAGGGCTCTTCGACCAGCCGAAGATCGTGATCTGCCAGCACGCCCGGCGCCTGATGGCGTACTGGGACGAAAATGGCGAGTACGTGACCAAGGACGTCTACCCGATCGCCCTGGCCCCGCGGGACTGCCCCGACCCGGCGGCGCATACGGCCGCGTGGACGGCCCTGCTCAATTCCCGCATCCTGTCGGCGCTGTACGCCGTGCTCTTTCGCGGCATCAGCATCGGCGGCGGCTACTTCCACTTCCTGCCCGCCTTCCTGGAGCAGGTCCCGTGCCCGGCGCTGCCCGAGGACGACGTCGCCGCGCTTGCCCGGACCACCGCGAGCTTGCAGCGCGGCTCGCCCGATCCCGCCGCGCTTGCCGAGGTCGATGCCATCGCCGGGCGCCTGTACGGTCTGTCTGACGAGGAGTCCGCGGCTCTGGCCGCGGCCTTCCGGAACTCCTGCGACAACGCCGATCCCGTGACCGGCCTCCAGCGCGCGCTTTAA
- a CDS encoding hydantoinase/oxoprolinase family protein — protein MSTGREEEPAVPDTPDRGSQGQNWITRLRDFFTRPPEREAPPAEAAAPPEPGAPPMRRVRVGIDVGGTFTHAVALDAGSLAIVARVKVPTTHAAAEGVAAGIVQVLKRLLDEAVLLPAEIAMIAHSTTQATNALLEGDVSPVGIIGLGRGADAWLARRATRVGALPLAPGHALRTFHRFLDVAGGLSEPALRQMVSELASAGAEAFVVSGAFSVDEPEIEARAVELLRSEGRLACAGHEISQLYGLRSRTRTAVLNASMLPKMIETADMTERSVREAGIAAPLMVMRSDGGVMALDEMRRRPILTMLSGPAAGVAAAMMYVKLSDGIFLEVGGTSTDISCIRNGKAQVRSAELGGHRLYLRTLDVRTVGVAGGSMARARGGKVYAVGPRSAHIAGLGYAAFPKADMKVSEVTILAPRPGDPEEYVGLRTGKDVTHTITTTCAANFAGLVPPGDPAEGNRDQARIALERVAKVLGSSAEEVSEAMLASAAAGCQPVVERLIAEYKLDRRLVTLMGGGGGAAAIVPYLAKKLGLRHVLAENADVVSAIGVALALVRETIERTMINPTNEDLLRLRREAEAAVARLGAAQGTIEVQIEVDAQKHIVRAIATGATELRTRDLGAAAASDMEVRDLVARSVGELPDAISKLAETEGLAVWGAEIKEVRLGGLWKVQRTALRVVDRDGVVRLQTNRGALRTSRAGQVVDDLRVFLEMHAKYGDGGKEIPDCFVLRGRKILDLTGLLNAEQVVSLTHADLEGVTPDEPVVLVGALRG, from the coding sequence ATGAGCACCGGTCGCGAGGAAGAACCCGCCGTGCCCGACACTCCCGACCGCGGCTCCCAGGGCCAGAACTGGATCACGCGGCTGCGGGACTTCTTCACCCGGCCGCCCGAGCGCGAGGCGCCCCCGGCCGAGGCCGCCGCTCCGCCCGAGCCGGGAGCACCGCCCATGCGGCGGGTGCGGGTCGGCATAGACGTCGGCGGGACCTTCACGCACGCGGTCGCCCTGGACGCCGGGTCCCTGGCGATCGTGGCGCGCGTCAAGGTGCCCACCACGCACGCGGCGGCCGAGGGCGTCGCGGCCGGCATCGTGCAGGTCCTCAAACGCCTGCTGGACGAGGCCGTGCTGCTGCCGGCCGAGATCGCCATGATCGCTCACAGCACGACCCAGGCGACCAATGCATTGCTCGAGGGCGACGTCTCGCCGGTGGGCATCATCGGCCTGGGGCGCGGCGCGGACGCCTGGCTCGCCCGGCGGGCCACGCGCGTGGGCGCCCTGCCCCTCGCGCCGGGCCACGCGCTGCGGACCTTCCACCGCTTCCTGGACGTCGCCGGCGGCCTGTCCGAGCCGGCGTTGCGCCAGATGGTCTCCGAGCTGGCCTCGGCGGGCGCGGAGGCCTTCGTGGTGAGCGGGGCGTTCAGCGTGGACGAGCCCGAGATCGAGGCGCGGGCCGTCGAGCTGTTGCGCTCGGAGGGGCGGCTGGCATGCGCCGGCCACGAGATCTCGCAGCTCTACGGGTTGCGGAGCCGCACGCGCACGGCGGTCCTCAACGCGAGCATGCTGCCCAAGATGATCGAGACGGCCGACATGACCGAGCGGAGCGTCCGCGAGGCCGGCATCGCCGCGCCGCTGATGGTCATGCGGTCGGACGGCGGCGTCATGGCGCTCGACGAGATGCGCCGGCGGCCCATCCTCACGATGCTCTCGGGGCCGGCGGCGGGCGTCGCGGCCGCGATGATGTACGTCAAGCTCTCGGATGGCATCTTCCTCGAGGTGGGCGGCACGAGCACCGACATCTCCTGCATCCGCAACGGCAAGGCCCAGGTGCGCTCGGCCGAACTCGGCGGCCACCGGCTCTACCTGCGCACGCTGGACGTCCGCACGGTGGGCGTCGCGGGCGGATCGATGGCGCGGGCGCGCGGCGGCAAGGTCTACGCGGTCGGGCCGCGCAGCGCCCACATCGCCGGCCTGGGCTACGCGGCCTTCCCGAAAGCCGACATGAAGGTCAGCGAGGTGACCATCCTGGCCCCGCGGCCGGGCGATCCCGAGGAGTACGTGGGGCTTCGCACGGGCAAGGACGTCACGCATACGATCACCACCACCTGCGCGGCGAATTTCGCCGGCCTGGTGCCGCCGGGCGATCCGGCGGAGGGCAACCGCGACCAGGCCCGTATCGCACTCGAACGGGTGGCCAAGGTGCTGGGATCGTCGGCCGAAGAGGTGAGCGAGGCGATGCTGGCGTCGGCCGCCGCCGGCTGCCAACCCGTCGTCGAGCGGCTCATCGCCGAGTACAAGCTGGATCGCCGGCTGGTGACGCTGATGGGCGGCGGCGGCGGCGCGGCGGCCATCGTGCCCTACCTCGCGAAGAAGCTTGGCTTGCGGCACGTGCTGGCCGAGAACGCGGACGTCGTCTCGGCGATCGGCGTGGCGCTGGCCCTGGTGCGCGAGACCATCGAGCGGACCATGATCAACCCGACCAACGAGGACCTGCTGCGCTTGCGGCGCGAGGCGGAGGCGGCGGTCGCGCGCCTGGGCGCCGCGCAGGGCACGATCGAGGTCCAGATCGAGGTCGACGCCCAGAAGCACATCGTGCGAGCGATCGCGACCGGCGCCACGGAGTTGCGCACCCGGGACCTGGGCGCCGCGGCCGCTTCCGACATGGAGGTGCGCGACCTGGTGGCGCGGTCGGTGGGCGAACTGCCGGATGCCATCAGCAAGCTGGCCGAGACCGAGGGTCTGGCGGTCTGGGGCGCCGAGATCAAGGAGGTGCGCCTGGGGGGCCTGTGGAAGGTGCAGCGCACCGCCTTGCGCGTGGTCGACAGGGATGGCGTGGTGCGGCTGCAGACCAATCGCGGCGCGCTCCGAACCTCCCGGGCCGGGCAGGTCGTGGACGATCTGCGGGTATTCCTCGAGATGCACGCTAAGTACGGAGACGGCGGCAAGGAGATCCCCGACTGCTTCGTCCTGCGCGGCCGCAAGATCCTGGACCTCACGGGCCTGCTCAACGCCGAGCAGGTCGTGAGCCTGACCCATGCCGACCTGGAGGGCGTGACGCCCGACGAACCGGTGGTGCTGGTCGGAGCCTTGCGCGGGTAG
- a CDS encoding S8 family serine peptidase produces the protein MSRHKRLWILGLAVGLAISGCGNPMPQVARPATPTAPAKAPVVQLPTLGAGTPAAAPVAVAPADPAAAKPAPKAEPATAPAAAPQIDLSKIVLPEPKIEQPSQVVGNNSAAIGAPPIEMIDKDTPKEEPKEAASYVAGANIVPNQLVIALKPGMSLARKVQAVGTRTVSAVDVGVTYQTIELPPGMSVEDGLAMYQGDPAVATATTNRVYSLTNTTLPNDPMAKDQWGYQAIKGPETLGRYVDARNITVAVLDTGVDYTHPDLAGRVMIGWNFAGGNKDVMDRFGHGTHVAGIIAAAANNGVGMAGVCSTCNIMAIKVLGDNGEGSTSTVMEGIKYAADYGARVINLSLGSSDTTVDPALSQAISYARSRGVLVVAAAGNNRGDVGSPANDPGAIAVSSTSKWFWFWEWTSWYSNRGPKVAVSAPGGSIWSLAPLGPNRTGRTGYAQLSGTSMAAPFVSGEAALIWATHPTWNASNVEARIYQSVEDKGATGRDPNYGYGRIRLDMAIQ, from the coding sequence ATGTCCCGGCACAAGCGGCTCTGGATCCTTGGCCTCGCCGTGGGCCTCGCGATCTCCGGTTGCGGCAACCCGATGCCGCAGGTCGCCAGGCCCGCGACGCCGACCGCGCCGGCCAAGGCGCCCGTCGTGCAGCTTCCGACCCTTGGCGCCGGCACGCCGGCGGCCGCCCCGGTCGCGGTCGCACCCGCCGATCCGGCAGCCGCGAAGCCGGCACCCAAGGCCGAGCCGGCCACCGCCCCGGCCGCCGCGCCCCAGATCGACCTCTCGAAGATCGTCCTGCCCGAACCCAAGATCGAGCAGCCTTCCCAGGTCGTCGGCAACAATTCCGCGGCCATCGGCGCTCCGCCGATCGAGATGATCGACAAGGACACGCCCAAGGAAGAGCCCAAGGAAGCCGCGAGCTACGTCGCGGGGGCGAACATCGTCCCGAACCAGCTCGTCATCGCCTTGAAGCCTGGCATGTCGCTGGCTCGCAAGGTGCAGGCCGTCGGCACCCGTACGGTGTCCGCGGTCGACGTCGGCGTGACGTACCAGACCATCGAGCTTCCGCCCGGCATGTCGGTCGAGGACGGATTGGCCATGTACCAGGGCGACCCGGCCGTCGCGACCGCCACGACGAACCGCGTGTACAGCCTGACCAACACCACGTTGCCGAACGATCCGATGGCCAAGGACCAGTGGGGCTACCAGGCCATCAAGGGCCCCGAGACCCTCGGCCGCTACGTGGACGCCCGCAACATCACGGTCGCCGTGCTCGACACGGGCGTGGACTACACCCACCCCGACCTGGCCGGCCGCGTGATGATCGGCTGGAACTTCGCGGGCGGCAACAAGGACGTCATGGATCGCTTCGGCCACGGCACCCATGTGGCGGGCATCATCGCCGCAGCGGCCAACAACGGCGTCGGCATGGCCGGCGTCTGCTCGACCTGCAACATCATGGCCATCAAGGTGCTGGGCGACAACGGCGAGGGTTCGACCTCGACCGTGATGGAAGGCATCAAGTACGCCGCCGACTACGGCGCCCGCGTCATCAACCTCAGCCTCGGCTCCTCGGACACGACCGTCGACCCGGCCCTGTCGCAGGCCATCTCGTACGCCCGGTCGCGGGGCGTGCTGGTCGTGGCCGCCGCCGGCAACAACCGCGGCGACGTGGGCTCGCCGGCCAACGATCCCGGAGCGATCGCCGTCTCCTCGACCAGCAAATGGTTCTGGTTCTGGGAGTGGACTTCCTGGTACTCGAACCGCGGGCCCAAGGTCGCGGTATCGGCGCCGGGCGGCAGCATCTGGTCGCTGGCCCCCCTTGGCCCCAACCGCACCGGCCGCACCGGCTACGCGCAGCTCTCGGGCACCAGCATGGCGGCCCCCTTCGTCTCGGGCGAGGCGGCGCTCATCTGGGCCACCCACCCGACCTGGAACGCCTCCAACGTCGAGGCTCGCATCTACCAGTCCGTCGAGGACAAGGGCGCCACGGGCCGCGATCCCAACTACGGCTACGGCCGCATCCGCCTGGACATGGCTATCCAGTAG
- a CDS encoding polysaccharide deacetylase family protein: protein MEVASPNPYHGVPLLLDGRIPTHLATGERELVLTFDDGPHPAASGPILDILARHGVPATFFLVGDNVRRAPDLARRMVALGHEIGNHTDTHVRLREVSDACVEAEIASCQEAVAALVGVRPRLFRPTYGQYDARVLAVCRSEELTPVQWSAMVWDWLAPDAAEAVAWFRLQLAPGAIVLLHDGANTRLDSREATIAMLPGLLEAAREAGYRWVRLGDRLDRLA from the coding sequence ATGGAAGTCGCCTCGCCAAACCCCTACCACGGCGTACCGCTCCTGCTGGACGGGCGGATCCCGACGCACCTGGCGACCGGCGAGCGCGAACTCGTGCTCACGTTCGACGACGGGCCGCATCCCGCGGCGTCAGGGCCGATTCTCGACATCCTGGCTCGCCACGGGGTGCCCGCCACGTTCTTCCTGGTGGGCGACAACGTACGGCGCGCGCCGGATCTGGCCCGCCGCATGGTGGCCCTGGGCCACGAGATCGGGAACCACACCGATACCCACGTAAGATTGCGCGAGGTCTCGGACGCGTGCGTGGAAGCCGAGATCGCGTCCTGCCAGGAGGCCGTGGCGGCCCTGGTCGGCGTGCGTCCGCGGCTGTTCCGGCCCACGTACGGCCAGTACGATGCGCGGGTGCTCGCGGTCTGCCGGAGCGAAGAACTGACTCCGGTCCAGTGGTCGGCGATGGTCTGGGACTGGCTGGCCCCGGACGCCGCCGAGGCGGTGGCCTGGTTCCGGCTGCAACTGGCGCCGGGGGCGATCGTCCTGTTGCATGACGGGGCGAACACCCGGCTGGATTCCCGGGAAGCGACCATCGCCATGCTACCCGGCTTGCTCGAAGCGGCTCGCGAGGCCGGCTATCGCTGGGTCAGGCTCGGCGATCGGCTGGACCGCCTGGCGTAG